Below is a genomic region from Methylobacterium sp. FF17.
CCGGCCGCCCTTTCCTTCGAGAAGGCCGCCGCATCCTGGATGCAGTATGTCACCGCCTGGGGCGCGCTCCTCGATCAGGCGAAACTCACCGCCGGCGATTTCGTCATCGTGTCGGCCGCGTCGAGCAGCGTCGGGATCGCGGCGTTCCAGATCGCCCGCAGCGTCGGGGCGACGGTGATCGCGACCACCCGCACGAACGCCAAGGCGCAGGCGCTGATCGATGCCGGCGCGCATCACGTGATCGCCACGGACGAGGGCGACCTGGCGGCGCGCGTGAAGGACATCACCGGCGGCAAGGGGGCCCGCGTGGTGTTCGATCCGATCGGTGGTCCTGCCATCGCGCAGTTTGCCGAAGTCATGGCCGTGGGTGGCATCCTCCTGGAGTATGGCGCCCTGAGCCCGGACGAGGGGCCATTCCCGCAGTTCGCGGTGCTGGGCAAGTGCCTGACCCTGAAGGGATATCTCTACACCGAGATCGTCAGCGACGATGAGGCGCTTGCACGTGCGAAGGCCTTCATCCTTGAGGGACTGGAAAGCGGCACGCTCGATCCGCTGGTGTCGCGGACGTTCCCGTTCGACCAGATCCAGGAAGCGACCCGATTCCTCGAATCCAACGAGCAGATCGGCAAGATCGTCCTGACGCTCGATTGATGGCGATGATGCCGGACTCTCCAGAGTCCGGCACCACATCGGTTAAGGCGTTCGGCTCGCGCACCATCAGCTTGCGGTGCGATCTGCGCAGCAGGGGACGAGCGGAAATACCCCCTTCTCGGCTGCAGATGATTGCCTCACCGAGCAGCCTGAAAGCGGACCTCCCCAAGGCCCGCGACGGGTCGAGACACCTCCGTCTGCTTTATCGACGAGTTGGGTGAATCTCCGCCGGTCCGCTTCCGTGCATCGGAACGACGGCGCGGACACTTGCGCGATAAGGTCCGAAACAAGCGCCGTCACTCGGTCGCAAGCGAACGCGTCACCCGCGGCATGACTTCGGTGCCGAGCAGTGTGATCGAGCGCTGCATGGCATCGGGCTCCTGCATCGCCGAACTCATCTGGAAGGTCAGTCGCGAGATGCCCCCAAGCGCGGCGCCGGCGGCAAGCACCTTCGCCGCGACCGTGTCCGGAGCGCCGATCAGGTACGCGCCGTAGGGTCCACACATGGCTTCGAACTGCTCCCGTAGACCCGTGCTCGGCCAGCCCCGCTCCGCGCCGATCTTGCCGAACAATTGAGCCCAGCCCGGATAGAACGCCTCTTGCGCCTCCCGGTCCGTGTCGGCGACGAACCCGACCGCGTGCACACCCACCTTCAGGCTCTCCGGCGCATGGCCGGCCTTGCGACCGGCTTCCCGGTAAAGTTCGACCAAGGGACGGAAGCGCGGGAAGCTACCGCCGATGATGGCGACCATGAGAGGCAGGCCCAGGGTGCCCGCACGGACGAAGGAGGCTGGGGTCCCGCCGACGCCGATCCAGACCGGGAGCTTGTCCTGGTTCGGGCGTGGGTAGACACCCTGACCGGTCAGCGGCGGACGAAACCGGCCGCGCCAGGTGACGTGGGTCTGGTCGCGCAACGCCAGGAGCAGGTCGAGCTTCTCGACGAACAGCGCATCGTAATCCTCGGCCGCGAAACCGAAGAGCGGGTAGGCTTCCCCGAAGGAACCGCGTCCGACCACGATCTCGGCCCGACCCTTGGCGATGAGGTCGAGGGTTGCGAACTCCTGGAAGACGCGGACGGGGTCTGCGGCGCTGAGGACCGTCACGGCGCTTGTCAGTCGAATGCGGCTCGTACGCGCCGCCGCGGCCGCGAGAATGATGGCGGGTGCGGAGTCGAGGAATTCCGCCCGATGATGTTCGCCGATGCCGAAAACGTCGAGCTCGGCCCGGTCGGCGCACGCGACCTCGATGAGCAGGCGTTCCATCCGTTCCGTTGCCGTGATCGTGCGCCCCGTCTTCGGGTCGGGAAGCGTGACGGCGAAGCTGTCGATGCCGATTTCCATAACGGATGACCTCAGGTGCATGACTGCGGGAACGAGGGGATGGGTGGGGTCACTCATCGTCGAACTGGGAGGCCGTTGACGACGGGCACGACCTCCCGCTTGGCAGGCGCTCAGCGACGACCGAAAACCGCGAGGATCTGATCCCGGCGCAGCCAGGCCAGGGTCGCCGTCAGGGCGAGCAGCACGGCGGCCGGGGCGGCGGGCGTGGGCAGTGCGGTGAGATGGGCGACGATGGCACCCACCATGGTACAGGCCAGCCAGAGCGCGGCGAACGCGGCGTATCCGGGGACCAGCAGGGCGATGGCCCCGGCGACCTCCACGAGGCCGGTGACGATACGGAACCACTGACCGACGCCGATGAAGTCGTAGACCTCGACCATCATGGGCACGCCAGCGAGTTTGGCGCCGCCAGCGGCGAGGAACACCAGTGCAAGCAGCACCTGCAGCGACCAGGCTAGGATGTTGAGCCTGCGCGACGGGGCAGGTGAGATCGCGAGGGTCTGGGACATGATCGACATCCGGTTCTAGGTGGCCGACCGCGGATGCGGCTTGGCTGTGAACCCAGATCTAGGTTCCTTCCTTCTCTCATCGAAGTCTATATATTTCGATGCGTCCCATCACCCAGGCATATGGATGCTCGATCAACTCACTCTCGATCAGTTACGCACCTTCGTCGCCGCCGTGGACACCGGCAGCTTCTCGGCGGCGGGACGCAAGCTCGGGCGCGCGCAGTCCCTCGTCAGCCAATCCATGGCCAACCTTGAGGCACAGTCCCGAATCAAGCTGTTCGACCGCTCCAGCCGGTATCCGGTCCTCACCGAGGCCGGCAGCGTGTTGTTGGCTCATGCCCGTGCGACCGTGGCCGCCGCCGAGACCTTCAAGGCGCACGCGCGGGACCTCGCCGGCGGCTTGGAGCCGGAGGTCAGCTTCGTGCTCGACGTCCTGTTCCCGATCCAGGTGCTGACCGCTGCCGTTGTCGCGTTCCAACCGGCATTTCCGACGACATCCCTGCGCGTCCAGGTCGAGACCCTGGGCGCGGTGATCGCGCCCGTTCTCGACGGACGCTGCGCCTTCGCGGTCGCCGGCGCCACGCCCCTGCTGCCGCCCGAGCTCGCACGTGAGCCATTGTGTCAGATCGAGTTGGTGATGGTCGCGTCGCCTGCACATCCGCTGGCCCACCGGACCGGGACGATCCCCACGGCGGACTTGGCCGAGCACGTCCAGCTGGTTCTGACCGACCGGAGCGAGTTGACCAAGGGGCGCGAGTTCGGCGTGTTCTCGCCGAGGATCTGGCGGCTGGCTGATCTCGGAGCCAAGCATGCCTTCCTGCGCTCGGGCCTTGGTTGGGGTGGGATGCCGCTGGACGTCGTCGCGGATGACCTCGCCAGCGGCCAACTCGTGCGGCTGGACATTGCCGCCCTGCCAAAGGGCGGCCTGTTTCTGCCGATGTGGGCGGTCTATCCGATCGAGCGCGCACCTGGTCCGGCGGGCCGGTGGCTCATCACACAGCTTCGGCGCACCGATACCGCCCGCTGACATCAAGCTCTTGGGACACGAACGCTCCCCCGATCATCGAGCTGAGAACGTCCGTTTCCGGAGACGACGGAATTGAGATCCAGCGGCATAGATGGCTCGGACGCAGCAGAGCTGAATTTTAAGCCTGGCAGCTCCGTGGCACACATCGCGAATGTCGAACCCGTGATGCGCAGGCTACGTTGGCGGCACTCTCTTGGCGAAGGCCCGGAGCGCGAAGCGAGCCGGCAGCCAGCCGACGACAAGGACCGCCTCGCCATCGCGACAGTCGAGGCCATGCCCGATCGCAAGGGGCGGTTGGACAGGGAGGTCCTCGTCGTCGAGGTCCCGTCCGGATATCGCGGCGCAAAGAAGGGCGTGCCCGATGCCGAGACCGGCGCGCTCTAGGGCGGCATCGCCCGATACGAGGAAATCCGGACCCGGTATGGGCCCCACGCCACCGACCACATGGAAGGCGCCCGGAAGGCGATGGGCAGGACAGAAGGTCCGGAAGGCTGCTTGAGCCACGGCCAAACTCTGGTCCGGACAAGCACATAGGCCCGACCAATCTTTCGTCGAACCTTTGATCAGGAATTGCTCTCTGAGCCGGGAAGACCATTTCCCTTAGGGAAAGCTGGTCGGAGTGGCAGGATTTGAACCTGCGACCCCCACGTCCCGAACGTGGGTACGTTCGGTGTCCGTCCCCGCGGGGGTTTCGGTTTCCCCTCTACACCGCGACTGGTTTCGCATTCGTTCATTCACGTTCATGCGCCGCAATCCGTGGCCGTCGGGACCAAACCTGTGGCCGACATGTGGCCCGAGAACGTTTGTGGACCGCCGCCGTGACAGTGCCAAGGCCCCTCCGCACCCGCCCGGGCTTGCCCTTGGGCTCCGACGGCGCGAGGTTCGGTGCATGCCTGATCGTCCCGGCCGCCCCGGTGAACGCGTTGCCGACCTCTACCCCATCGAGGACGGCCCCGGATCCGGGCGCCTCGTCGAGCTCACCGTGCGCGTGCTCGTGGGGACCGAGCGGTCGACCGTCATCGTGGCCGACCCGGTGACGGGGAGGGCCCTTGCCCACCAGGTCGTCCCGCACGGGGCGGAGGCTGACACGGCGGCCGCCGCGGTTGCGTCCCTAGTGGAGGACAGGATCGCAGGGGGAGCGCCGAGATGGCTGATACGACCGAAGCCCGCCCGTCCCGAGAGGAGCGCCTCGCGCGGCTGTCCCCCGAGGACCGCGCCGCCGTCGAGGTCTGGAGCCTCGGCCGCCGGGCACGGGACCTGGCCGCCGCCGGGGATCCGGACGCGCCCGCGGCGGAGGCGGCCTTCTGGGAGGCGGAGGCCGCCGCGATCGAGGCCGAGATCCTGATGCGGCGGGTCAACGTCGAGGACCTGAAGGCCCGGTACCCGGTGCTCGCCCGGGACGCCGAGGTCACCGTCGGCGTGGGCTGGCAGCCGATCCTGGAAGCCCTGTTCGATCGGCTCGCCGGCATGAGCGTCGTCGTCCCCCTCGTCCGGGAGAAGTTCGGCGGGCTCGACGCCAAGTTCTACCCGGTCGGTGCCTGGGTCCATGCGGAGTTCGACGCCATGGACGGGATCAAGGAACCGGTTAGGGAGGCGGCGCTTCGGACCTGCGAGGCCTGCGGGGCGCCGGGCACCATGCGGCGGGACGGCCGGTGGCGGACCCGGTGCGATCGGCATGCCGCCATGTGAAACCAGATTAAGACGGATCGCCGTTTCTGTCTTAATCCGGTTTCAAATGGGAGAGCCCCTCCGGCCTACTGTTGCTGGGCTACCCAAAGGTTGTCAGTGGGACGGGGGTATCTGACAGCGCTGAAGGCATTTGATGGCAGTTCCCTGTCAAATCAGGCTTTGCAGCGGATATGAGAGCATTGACGCGGACGCCTCGACGGCGATGCGGGCGGCTCAGGCCGCCGCCACAACCGGAAGCTCTTCGAGCCGGGTCGTGTACCGGGGGGAGCGCATCTCGAACTTTGTCGACCAGTCCCGCTTGGGCGCAAACCCTGCCGTGCCTGGTACGACCGCTCCCCGTCCGAAGCGGCGATTGCAGGCGTCGAGCGCCTCCATAAGAGCCGCGCCCATCTCGCGGTCGATCTGTCCTAGGCCGGGCATGGCTCGCTGCGACGAGACGAGAGGCGCCAAGTCGGTCGTCACGACCCCGGCCTTGGAATAGCGGTACCCGTCCCGCCACGTCTTCCGGACGCCGTGGGTCGCGGCCTTCACGAGCGCGAGCGAGTCGTTGGTCGCTTCCGGCAACGTGACGACGGTCGAGACCGAGCGCTGTGGCCGGCCCCGGTCGTGCTCCGAGGTGTGAAAGAAGACCGTGACGTGGTTGGTCGCCAACCCTTCGCGCCGGAGCTTCTCGCCGAGCCTGGACGCATGCGTCGCCACGGCCTGCTCCATGGTGGCCCGGTCCTCGACCCGTTCCGAGAAGGACCGGGTGACCGCGCAGCCCTTCCGGGTCGCCGCCAACGTCTCCAGGTCGAGGCAGGCCGTCCCGCGCAGCTCGTGCACAAGGCGCTCGCCCACGACAGTCATGGCCATGCGGGCGGCGCGCGGGTCGAGGTCGCGCACGTCCGCGGCGCTGTCGCATCCCAGCGCCTCCAGGCGCCGGGCGTTCGCCGGGCCCACCCCCCAGATGTCGGCCACCGGCACCCGGATGATCCAATGGTCGTACTGCTCGGGATCGGTCAGGTCGCACACGCCCCCCAGCGCGGGATTTTTTTTCGCGATGTGGTTGGCGAGCTTCGCGAGGGTCTTCGTGGAGCCGATCCCGACGCAGGTGGGGATCCCCGTCCAGGCCCTGACGGTCTCGCGCATGTCTCGGCAGAGGATCGCCCGCTCGGCAGGGCGCACATCCGAGATGTCCAAAAAACTCTCGTCGATGGAGTAGATTTCGATGCGGGGGGAGAACCCCTGGTAGACGGCGTTCACCCGGGCGGACATGTCGCCGTAGAGGGCGTAGTTCGAGGAGTAGACCCGCACGCCCTTCTGCCGGCACATGTGGCGGATCTTGAACCACGGCTCGCCCATGCCGATGCCGAGCGCCTTGGCCTCGTTGGTCCGGGCGATGGCGCAGCCGTCGTTGTTCGACAGCACGATCACCGGCAGCTTCGCCAGGCGCGCATCGAAGACCCGCTCGCACGAGCAGTAGAAGCTGTTGCCGTCCGAGAGGGCGTAGGCCCGGGCGCTCATTCCGAGCGGCGCCTCGGGCTCACCGAGCTGGAGACCACGCCCCAGACCTCGATGACGGCGTCGGGCGAGAGCCGGAACTCCGGGAAGCGCGGGTTGGCGAAATGCAGGGTCACCCGGGGGCCCTGGCGCTTCCAGACCTTGAAGGAGCGCTCGCCGTCGATGTCGACCACGACGACGTCGCCGTTGCGCGGGGTCAGCGAGCGGTCGACGACGGCGAGATCCCCGTCGTGCAGGCGGGCCAGCAGCATGCTGTCTCCGGCCACGCGCACCAGGAAGGTCGCCGGCCGGCTCACGATCAGCAGGCGCTGGAGGTCGATCTCCTCCTCGATGAAATCGTCGGCCGGGCTGGGGAAGCCGGCCCGCACGGGCGTCGCCAGGAGGGGGACCGGCATGGGGAAGCCGATAACGACGTCGTAGACCTGCATGCCCGCGCTCCGCGAATCCTTCGGAACAAAAGCAGAACACATTGGCCGGGTTCCGCACAAGCGGCCACGCTTGCGGCGACGGAAATAGGGGGCAACCTATGGACGGACCCTGGAACGGTCTACGTCACCCGGAGGGAGCCGTGCGCGTGTCCCGTGATACGGACCCACCCCGCACGCAGGCAGGCTCGGCGCCGCTCCATCGTGTCAAAGAAGACACACGAAGCGGGCGACGACCCGGGACGTACCGGTACGCTTAACCTAAGCGCCAACCCGCACGTCGAGCGCGCTGGCTGAAGCTTTCCAACGGGGGTATGCTAATCAGCGTATTCGTGAACGGCAAGGCATCATCCATGACCCCGGCGACCTTCGGGTCTTACATCGTCAGCCAACGCAAGGCGAAGGGCATAAGCCAGAAGGACCTTGCGGCCCGCATCGCGCGGGAGGAGGACGGCAAGCCCATTTCCGCGCAATACCTGAACGACATCGAGCGGGATCGCCGCAATCCCACTTCCGACCACATCATCACCCAGTTCGCGACCGCGCTGGACGTCTCGCCGGAGTACCTTTTCTATCTGGCCGGAACCCTGCCGAAGTATGCGCGCGATGCGGGCGTCAGTCCCGAGACGGCCACCCAGATCATCAGCGCGTTCAGGAAAAGCGGCGGGTAGGGGAGCGGCCATGGTGATGATGGTGCCGGACGAGACGAGGCGGTTCCGCAGGCGGCCGCACTTCAGGCAGGAGGAGATCGATCGCGAATGCGAGACGCTCGTGGCCGGTTTCCTCATGCGCCACAGGGGCAAGGTCGAGTACCCGATCTCGACCGATGACCTGACCGTGCTCATCGAGCAGCATGTCGACGTGTTGGACGTCTACGCCGACCTCACGCCGGACGGACACGACGTCGAGGGGGTGACCCGCTTCAAGAGCGGCGCGATCCCCGACATCGAGATCTCCAAGCCCCTGTCGACCGATACCCGCCGCGAGAACCGGTACAGGACGACGCTGGCGCACGAGCTTGGGCATGTCCGTCTCCACGACGGGCTTTTCCAGGCGGCCTTCACTCCCGGCGACATGTTCGAACATGCCCGCGAGCATCGCCTGGTCTGCAAGCGCGATACGATGCTCGATGCGCCGAAAGGCGACTGGCTCGAATGGCAGGCCTGCTACGCCTCGGGCAGCTACCTCATGCCCGTCGGCGCGATCCGGGGCCTGCTCGCACCCATCCTCGCCGCCCAGGACGCCCTGGCGCCGTACCAGGTCGGCGAGGGCGTATCCGATGCGATGATCGAGGCGCTGCGGGCTCGTTTCCAGGTCTCAAGGGACGCGGCACGCGTGCGCCTCCTGAAGCTGAACTACATCAGTTCCACGCCCAGGGTCCCGACGCTTTTCGGCTGACCCCGTTCGTTCGAACGGGGCTGTTGACTCCTTCCTCAGACCCGAACTACGCTGATCAGCATATCGGCGATTCGGCATAGCGAGATGCGGTCGTTGGAGCGGCGCGCCCCGATAGCGGCGGGCCTGGCCCCTCGTACCGAAAGAACGACATGAACCGCATGACGCCGAACTTCGAGACCGATCCCCTTGCGGAACCGCTCGATGCCCTCCTCATCGATATCGCCGTGCGCGTGCAGCTTCCGCCGGGATTGCACGAAAAGGCGTGCGGACGCGGCGAATCGGTCTGCAAGCACATGGAACGCGACGGGAGCTCCCTGAAGGACCGGGTCCGGCGCTTCTATCCGCAGGGGTCGATGGCCATCGACGCCACCATCTCCACGCGAGGGACGGACGAGGAGTACGACCTCGACTACGTCGCGGAACTCGACGTCCACCACGAGGCTCCCCCCGGGGCGGTCCTCGACCTCGTCCACGCGGCCCTGCGCGACTACCCGACCTCCAAACCGGTCGAGCGTCAGACCCGGTGCGTCACGGTCTTCTTCGCCGACGGCATGCACGTCGACGTCACCCCATCCTCGCTCCTGCCGCATGGGGCGGAACGGGAAAGCCACATTTTCCATAGCAGTCCCGACAGGCCCTCGCACGAAGGGCGGCACGTGCCGATGAACGCCTACGGGTTCGGCGGCTGGTACAACCAGCTCACGCCCGTCGAACGTCGCTTCGCCGATGCCGTCAACCGGCGGATCTACGAGGCCGCCGGCATCGAGATCCGTGCCGACGCCCAGTTCGACGAGGTCCCAGGCCAAGTGCCGCTGATCGTCAAAAGCGTGACCACCGTCGCGCTCCAGTTGCTCAAGAGGCATCGCAACGTAATCTACGCGGGCTTCGAGGGCCGCATCCCGCCGTCGGTGATGCTGAGCTGCATCGCCGGCCATTCGGCGAGCCCCGGCACACCGCTTTCCGACATAGTGATCCGGCTGTGCCGCACGATCGCGCGGATGATCCACGCCGCCTCGGCCAGGCGGGAGAAGGTCTCGGTCGTGAACCCCGTCTATGCCGACGACCGGTTCACCGATCGCTGGCCCGAGAACCTCGGGCAGCAGGACGGATACGCCGCACATCTCACCAGGCTCGCCGACGGTCTGGAAGCCATCCGCCGGGGGGCCTCCCTGGAGGATGCGCAGGATTGGCTGCGCCTTCAATTCGGGGACTCCGTCGTCTCCCGATCGATGAAGGCGTTCAACCTGCGGCTCGGCAGCGGCATCCGCCACTCCGCGCAGGCCTACACGCCCCGCGGCGCCCTCTACGTGCCGAGCGCACCCCGCATCATCGGAGCCGGGGCGGCTTCCGCTTCGATGCCGGCCGCGGCGCGCGCCCATACCTTCATGGGGGACCTCCGGCGGTGAAAGGCTTCCCGAGCATCGCCGACCAGGCCGCCGCTATGCTGCGGCTCTGGCCCTCCTTCCGCATGCACCGGATCGACGATCGGTCCGCGACTTGGAGCGGGCCGATGCGACCCCTCATGGCGCGCTACGAGATCGAGGTCCTCTACAGGGTTCCCCTCATCGTCGAGAGGTTCGCTCTCCTGCGCCAGCAGCCGAGGGTGCGTGTCGTCTCGCCGGAACTCAGGCGTCGGAACGGCGACCCCGAGGGAAAACTGCCCCACGTCTATTGGGACGCCCGGGACAATCCGAGCCTGTGCCTGTTCGACTTCGAGACCTCCCAGTGGACGCCCTTCGACCTGATCGCCGAGACGACGTTGCGTTGGTCCGTGGATT
It encodes:
- a CDS encoding ImmA/IrrE family metallo-endopeptidase; protein product: MVMMVPDETRRFRRRPHFRQEEIDRECETLVAGFLMRHRGKVEYPISTDDLTVLIEQHVDVLDVYADLTPDGHDVEGVTRFKSGAIPDIEISKPLSTDTRRENRYRTTLAHELGHVRLHDGLFQAAFTPGDMFEHAREHRLVCKRDTMLDAPKGDWLEWQACYASGSYLMPVGAIRGLLAPILAAQDALAPYQVGEGVSDAMIEALRARFQVSRDAARVRLLKLNYISSTPRVPTLFG
- a CDS encoding Y-family DNA polymerase: MSARAYALSDGNSFYCSCERVFDARLAKLPVIVLSNNDGCAIARTNEAKALGIGMGEPWFKIRHMCRQKGVRVYSSNYALYGDMSARVNAVYQGFSPRIEIYSIDESFLDISDVRPAERAILCRDMRETVRAWTGIPTCVGIGSTKTLAKLANHIAKKNPALGGVCDLTDPEQYDHWIIRVPVADIWGVGPANARRLEALGCDSAADVRDLDPRAARMAMTVVGERLVHELRGTACLDLETLAATRKGCAVTRSFSERVEDRATMEQAVATHASRLGEKLRREGLATNHVTVFFHTSEHDRGRPQRSVSTVVTLPEATNDSLALVKAATHGVRKTWRDGYRYSKAGVVTTDLAPLVSSQRAMPGLGQIDREMGAALMEALDACNRRFGRGAVVPGTAGFAPKRDWSTKFEMRSPRYTTRLEELPVVAAA
- a CDS encoding helix-turn-helix domain-containing protein — its product is MTPATFGSYIVSQRKAKGISQKDLAARIAREEDGKPISAQYLNDIERDRRNPTSDHIITQFATALDVSPEYLFYLAGTLPKYARDAGVSPETATQIISAFRKSGG
- a CDS encoding zinc-dependent alcohol dehydrogenase family protein, which translates into the protein MTRVVRFHEYGAADVLRIEDIEVPGPAADEVQIAVRAIGLNRAEVMFRKGAYLQEANFPSQLGYEAAGTVKATGRDVSGFAVGDAVSVIPTLDMARWPTYGEVINIPARYVVKHPAALSFEKAAASWMQYVTAWGALLDQAKLTAGDFVIVSAASSSVGIAAFQIARSVGATVIATTRTNAKAQALIDAGAHHVIATDEGDLAARVKDITGGKGARVVFDPIGGPAIAQFAEVMAVGGILLEYGALSPDEGPFPQFAVLGKCLTLKGYLYTEIVSDDEALARAKAFILEGLESGTLDPLVSRTFPFDQIQEATRFLESNEQIGKIVLTLD
- a CDS encoding Atu2307/SP_0267 family LLM class monooxygenase, whose product is MEIGIDSFAVTLPDPKTGRTITATERMERLLIEVACADRAELDVFGIGEHHRAEFLDSAPAIILAAAAARTSRIRLTSAVTVLSAADPVRVFQEFATLDLIAKGRAEIVVGRGSFGEAYPLFGFAAEDYDALFVEKLDLLLALRDQTHVTWRGRFRPPLTGQGVYPRPNQDKLPVWIGVGGTPASFVRAGTLGLPLMVAIIGGSFPRFRPLVELYREAGRKAGHAPESLKVGVHAVGFVADTDREAQEAFYPGWAQLFGKIGAERGWPSTGLREQFEAMCGPYGAYLIGAPDTVAAKVLAAGAALGGISRLTFQMSSAMQEPDAMQRSITLLGTEVMPRVTRSLATE
- a CDS encoding DoxX family protein; amino-acid sequence: MSQTLAISPAPSRRLNILAWSLQVLLALVFLAAGGAKLAGVPMMVEVYDFIGVGQWFRIVTGLVEVAGAIALLVPGYAAFAALWLACTMVGAIVAHLTALPTPAAPAAVLLALTATLAWLRRDQILAVFGRR
- a CDS encoding LysR family transcriptional regulator; the protein is MLDQLTLDQLRTFVAAVDTGSFSAAGRKLGRAQSLVSQSMANLEAQSRIKLFDRSSRYPVLTEAGSVLLAHARATVAAAETFKAHARDLAGGLEPEVSFVLDVLFPIQVLTAAVVAFQPAFPTTSLRVQVETLGAVIAPVLDGRCAFAVAGATPLLPPELAREPLCQIELVMVASPAHPLAHRTGTIPTADLAEHVQLVLTDRSELTKGREFGVFSPRIWRLADLGAKHAFLRSGLGWGGMPLDVVADDLASGQLVRLDIAALPKGGLFLPMWAVYPIERAPGPAGRWLITQLRRTDTAR
- a CDS encoding LexA family protein; protein product: MQVYDVVIGFPMPVPLLATPVRAGFPSPADDFIEEEIDLQRLLIVSRPATFLVRVAGDSMLLARLHDGDLAVVDRSLTPRNGDVVVVDIDGERSFKVWKRQGPRVTLHFANPRFPEFRLSPDAVIEVWGVVSSSVSPRRRSE
- a CDS encoding nucleotidyltransferase domain-containing protein, giving the protein MNRMTPNFETDPLAEPLDALLIDIAVRVQLPPGLHEKACGRGESVCKHMERDGSSLKDRVRRFYPQGSMAIDATISTRGTDEEYDLDYVAELDVHHEAPPGAVLDLVHAALRDYPTSKPVERQTRCVTVFFADGMHVDVTPSSLLPHGAERESHIFHSSPDRPSHEGRHVPMNAYGFGGWYNQLTPVERRFADAVNRRIYEAAGIEIRADAQFDEVPGQVPLIVKSVTTVALQLLKRHRNVIYAGFEGRIPPSVMLSCIAGHSASPGTPLSDIVIRLCRTIARMIHAASARREKVSVVNPVYADDRFTDRWPENLGQQDGYAAHLTRLADGLEAIRRGASLEDAQDWLRLQFGDSVVSRSMKAFNLRLGSGIRHSAQAYTPRGALYVPSAPRIIGAGAASASMPAAARAHTFMGDLRR